One window of the Candidatus Microbacterium colombiense genome contains the following:
- a CDS encoding CarD family transcriptional regulator — MNVNIGDTLVYPHHGAVTVTDVRERTVRGTDDLYATMRVHTTDLTIQLPVSKFEYVGVRSVVSGDELDRVFSVLREPMVEEFSNWSRRFKANQEKMAGGDIYRISEVVRDLWRRDMTNGVSAGEKRMLQKARIILESELALTLGCSAERAAEVVDQTLGEEAAA, encoded by the coding sequence ATGAATGTCAACATCGGCGACACCCTCGTCTACCCGCACCACGGCGCAGTAACTGTCACCGACGTGCGCGAACGCACGGTCCGCGGCACCGACGACCTGTACGCGACGATGCGCGTCCACACCACCGACCTAACGATCCAGCTGCCGGTGTCGAAGTTCGAGTACGTCGGGGTGCGAAGCGTCGTCAGTGGTGATGAACTCGATCGGGTGTTCTCGGTGCTGCGAGAGCCGATGGTGGAAGAGTTCAGCAACTGGTCTCGCCGGTTCAAAGCAAATCAGGAGAAGATGGCCGGCGGCGACATCTATCGGATCTCCGAAGTTGTCCGCGATCTCTGGCGCAGAGACATGACAAACGGGGTCTCTGCCGGCGAGAAACGAATGCTGCAGAAGGCCAGGATCATCCTCGAGTCGGAGCTCGCGCTGACACTCGGTTGCAGCGCTGAACGCGCAGCCGAGGTCGTCGACCAGACCCTCGGTGAAGAAGCGGCTGCGTAA
- a CDS encoding SDR family oxidoreductase: protein MSSNELEGRVAVVTGAGQGVGQGIALALAGSGASVVVAELDASSGERSAQLIRERGGEAIAVQTDVQDAASIEACVARTLEVFGGLNILVNNAMAASVDTPVQETTDEQLQRALTVGVIATHRFMRAAYPSLRGDGRVINVRSGAEISGQRGMAAYVASKGAIAGLTRVAAKEWGADGITVNAIMPLSFGPSALQWFDENPEVAQSVMAGQAIKRGGDAETDIGSAVAFLAGPGASFITGVTINIDGGGATLS, encoded by the coding sequence ATGAGCTCGAACGAACTCGAAGGGCGCGTCGCCGTCGTCACAGGTGCCGGGCAGGGGGTGGGGCAGGGCATCGCCCTCGCCCTGGCCGGAAGCGGGGCGAGTGTCGTCGTCGCCGAGCTTGATGCCAGCTCGGGCGAGCGGAGCGCTCAGCTCATCCGGGAACGCGGCGGCGAAGCGATCGCCGTACAGACCGATGTGCAGGACGCCGCGTCGATCGAGGCGTGTGTCGCCCGGACGCTCGAGGTCTTCGGTGGCCTGAACATCCTCGTGAACAACGCTATGGCGGCTTCGGTTGACACTCCCGTGCAGGAGACGACGGATGAGCAGCTGCAGCGAGCGCTCACGGTCGGCGTCATAGCCACCCATCGGTTCATGCGTGCGGCGTACCCGAGCCTGCGCGGAGACGGTCGGGTCATCAACGTCCGCAGCGGCGCCGAGATCTCTGGTCAACGCGGCATGGCCGCGTATGTCGCGTCCAAGGGCGCCATCGCCGGACTGACGCGTGTCGCGGCGAAGGAGTGGGGTGCGGACGGCATCACCGTGAACGCGATCATGCCTCTGTCATTCGGGCCGTCGGCGCTGCAGTGGTTCGACGAGAATCCCGAGGTAGCACAGTCGGTGATGGCGGGGCAGGCTATCAAGCGCGGCGGCGACGCGGAGACGGACATCGGCAGTGCCGTCGCCTTCCTGGCCGGCCCAGGGGCATCGTTCATCACGGGCGTCACCATCAACATCGACGGCGGCGGAGCTACGCTCTCATGA
- a CDS encoding RNA-binding S4 domain-containing protein encodes MSPTSVRIDSWLWAIRAYKTRSAATTACRAGHIRLNGDKVKAAQPVRVGDEVRIRISGFDRILTVRQLLVKRVGAPIAAAAYEDRTPEREPQAALGLRDRGAGRPTKRERRDIDRLRGRGESEDDFFAD; translated from the coding sequence ATGAGCCCGACATCAGTGCGCATCGACAGTTGGCTCTGGGCCATTCGCGCGTACAAGACGCGGTCAGCGGCGACCACGGCATGCCGTGCGGGGCATATCCGCCTCAACGGCGACAAGGTGAAGGCGGCACAGCCGGTGCGCGTCGGCGACGAGGTACGGATACGTATCTCCGGCTTCGACCGGATCCTCACCGTGCGCCAGCTGCTGGTCAAGCGTGTCGGTGCACCGATAGCAGCTGCGGCATATGAGGATCGCACACCGGAACGCGAGCCCCAGGCCGCGCTCGGACTGCGTGATCGTGGCGCCGGTCGACCGACGAAGCGTGAGCGTCGCGACATCGACAGGCTCCGCGGTCGTGGCGAGTCCGAGGACGATTTCTTCGCAGATTGA
- a CDS encoding oxygenase MpaB family protein — translation MATAKPTKTRVAPGDKVTGADLRGTERRWRRFGEPKPAGSAVREDGSLDYGLFGPGSVVWELVLHPSTIFFHHAAQQLSQDVYKPIKAGIRDGEPIVRKAVKGEFTIFDAFERLQRGAAMHLPMWLGDTETAERMAAHLHKIHSHVAGDVIDSAAPELGGYLASSPRESLWAGITELHPMLRAYESFAFQGLFGAPRRLPDDVRDQFAREMGAYLRLHGAPEDEIPSTMQELSALYAKYDDLFGHTSTLSIRPEDGQDYEVLLRESSKKNINGSHVKVLLIFGLTTGLLGKPVLGALPSKTRQGHGLDEKASRRALRARVTIRPLAWLLQRGPIERYFMRLLWGEDGVMLITSARELHKKVLDERRRRGEPRFG, via the coding sequence ATGGCGACGGCGAAGCCGACGAAGACGCGCGTCGCGCCCGGCGACAAGGTCACGGGCGCGGACCTGAGGGGCACCGAACGCCGCTGGCGGCGTTTCGGAGAGCCGAAGCCGGCGGGGAGTGCGGTCCGCGAAGACGGTTCCCTCGACTACGGGCTCTTCGGGCCGGGAAGCGTCGTCTGGGAACTGGTGCTGCACCCGTCGACAATCTTCTTCCACCACGCCGCCCAGCAGCTCTCGCAGGACGTCTACAAGCCGATCAAGGCGGGCATCCGCGATGGAGAGCCGATCGTGCGCAAAGCCGTCAAAGGCGAGTTCACCATCTTCGATGCTTTCGAACGGCTCCAGCGCGGCGCCGCGATGCACCTGCCGATGTGGCTCGGCGATACCGAGACCGCGGAGCGCATGGCGGCGCACCTGCACAAGATCCACTCGCATGTCGCCGGCGATGTGATCGACAGCGCCGCGCCCGAGCTGGGCGGCTACCTCGCCAGCTCGCCGCGTGAATCCCTCTGGGCAGGCATCACGGAGCTGCACCCCATGCTGCGCGCCTACGAGTCGTTCGCCTTCCAAGGCCTCTTCGGGGCGCCACGTCGCCTTCCTGACGACGTACGCGATCAGTTCGCTCGCGAGATGGGGGCGTACCTGCGGCTGCACGGAGCCCCGGAAGACGAGATCCCCTCGACGATGCAGGAGCTGTCGGCGCTCTACGCGAAGTACGATGACCTGTTCGGTCACACGTCGACGCTCTCGATCCGGCCGGAGGACGGGCAGGACTACGAGGTACTCCTGCGCGAATCGTCGAAGAAGAACATCAACGGCTCGCACGTTAAGGTCCTCCTCATCTTCGGGCTCACTACGGGGTTGCTGGGCAAGCCGGTGCTGGGTGCGCTTCCGAGCAAGACGCGCCAGGGTCATGGCCTCGACGAAAAGGCGTCGCGTCGGGCGCTCCGTGCCCGGGTGACCATTCGTCCACTCGCGTGGTTGCTCCAGCGCGGTCCCATCGAGCGGTACTTCATGCGACTGCTGTGGGGCGAGGACGGCGTGATGTTGATCACCTCGGCGCGCGAACTCCACAAGAAGGTGCTCGACGAGCGCCGCCGCCGCGGGGAACCCCGGTTCGGGTGA
- a CDS encoding GNAT family N-acetyltransferase yields MVTITTEVATSARWDDVQHALTGGGDGASCQCIWPMLSNKEWNETTTPQRTEMLRDEIRDGPPPGIVVYVDGEAAGWIRIGPRIRQERIARTRMIAAASEEPFDDAAVWAVTCFVVRREHRGKGLNHELVRAAVEFARDAGARLIEAYPVDTAGEKKRTNDLFHGTLGTFRAAGFTATTEMKPGRTLVTMDLSA; encoded by the coding sequence ATGGTGACGATCACGACCGAGGTGGCGACGTCGGCGCGCTGGGATGACGTGCAGCATGCGCTCACCGGCGGCGGTGACGGCGCGAGCTGCCAATGCATCTGGCCGATGCTGAGCAACAAGGAGTGGAACGAGACCACGACCCCGCAGCGCACCGAGATGTTGCGCGACGAGATACGAGATGGTCCGCCACCGGGCATCGTCGTCTACGTCGATGGAGAGGCTGCCGGGTGGATCCGCATAGGCCCGCGCATCCGTCAGGAACGCATCGCTCGCACCCGAATGATCGCGGCAGCGAGCGAGGAGCCCTTCGATGATGCTGCGGTGTGGGCGGTCACGTGCTTCGTCGTGCGCCGCGAGCATCGAGGGAAGGGCCTCAACCACGAGCTGGTCCGAGCCGCCGTCGAATTCGCCCGCGACGCCGGCGCACGGCTGATCGAGGCGTATCCGGTCGACACCGCCGGCGAGAAGAAGCGAACGAACGACCTGTTCCACGGCACCCTCGGCACGTTCCGCGCCGCCGGCTTCACCGCGACGACAGAGATGAAGCCCGGGCGCACGCTCGTCACGATGGACCTCTCCGCATGA
- a CDS encoding aldehyde dehydrogenase family protein: MNDAITTDPSIEDAVAATRASFATRRTRPLAWRVHQLDRLADLLRENGERIEHALWTDLHKSPTQTQINETGAVIADIAHLKKNLRRWVKDARLPVPLGLRPARARLVTEPLGVVLIVAPWNYPVQLLMAPLAGALAAGNAVVLKPSELTPTVSALWAELVPRYLDPDAVRVVEGGVEETTTLLTHSFDYIFYTGNGTVGRIVAHAAADHLTPVTLELGGKSPVWFDDDENIAQVARRLAWAKYTNAGQTCVAPDYVLTTPDRVEALTAALGSAIRAMWSDDPAAVEDYGRIVNDRHFARLAGYLKDGDIIHGGVTDASRRYISPTVLQLQEPLDVRDLAGRPPIMREEIFGPILPVVPVADPADAVRYINAGDKPLALYVFSGDAATRELFVRETSSGGIGLDVPMLQAGLPDVPFGGVGPSGMGSYHGAASVYTFSHRKPVVRKRFVLDALRFIEPPFTEQKRQIARRTATAGSRRERSSRY, from the coding sequence ATGAACGACGCGATCACGACGGATCCCTCGATCGAAGACGCCGTCGCAGCGACCCGAGCCTCATTCGCCACTCGCCGGACTCGTCCGCTCGCCTGGCGAGTCCATCAACTGGATCGCCTTGCTGATCTTCTCAGGGAGAACGGCGAGCGGATCGAGCATGCGCTGTGGACCGATCTGCATAAGTCGCCCACGCAGACGCAGATCAACGAGACCGGCGCGGTCATCGCCGACATCGCTCACCTGAAGAAGAACCTCCGTCGATGGGTGAAGGATGCTCGACTGCCCGTGCCTCTGGGGCTGCGTCCCGCCCGGGCGCGGCTGGTCACCGAGCCCCTGGGCGTGGTGCTCATCGTCGCGCCATGGAACTACCCCGTGCAGCTGCTGATGGCGCCGCTGGCAGGAGCATTGGCTGCCGGCAACGCCGTCGTCCTCAAGCCCAGTGAACTCACACCGACCGTGTCCGCGCTCTGGGCTGAACTCGTGCCCCGCTACCTCGACCCAGACGCGGTGAGGGTCGTAGAAGGGGGTGTAGAGGAGACGACGACGCTGCTCACACACTCGTTCGACTACATCTTCTACACCGGCAATGGCACGGTCGGGCGCATTGTGGCCCACGCCGCGGCGGACCACCTGACACCGGTCACGTTGGAACTGGGTGGGAAGTCTCCCGTCTGGTTCGACGATGACGAGAACATCGCACAGGTTGCTCGACGGTTGGCCTGGGCCAAATACACAAATGCGGGTCAGACGTGTGTCGCTCCTGACTATGTCCTCACCACCCCCGACCGAGTCGAGGCGCTCACAGCGGCGCTGGGCTCCGCTATCCGCGCCATGTGGTCTGACGACCCTGCCGCCGTCGAGGACTATGGGCGGATCGTCAACGACCGTCACTTCGCCCGACTCGCCGGCTACCTCAAGGACGGCGACATCATCCACGGTGGCGTGACCGACGCCTCCCGACGCTACATCTCCCCGACCGTCCTGCAGCTTCAGGAGCCGTTAGACGTGCGCGACCTTGCCGGGCGACCACCGATCATGCGGGAAGAGATTTTCGGCCCGATCCTCCCGGTCGTTCCCGTCGCCGATCCGGCAGACGCTGTCCGCTACATCAATGCCGGCGATAAACCACTGGCACTGTACGTCTTCTCCGGCGACGCGGCGACGCGCGAACTGTTCGTGCGCGAGACATCATCGGGAGGCATCGGTCTTGACGTCCCGATGCTCCAGGCCGGCCTTCCCGATGTCCCTTTCGGGGGAGTAGGGCCAAGCGGGATGGGCTCATACCACGGCGCCGCGTCGGTCTATACTTTCAGCCACCGTAAGCCCGTCGTGCGGAAGAGATTCGTCCTTGATGCTCTCCGTTTCATCGAGCCGCCGTTCACCGAGCAGAAGCGACAGATCGCCCGTCGCACTGCCACAGCAGGTTCGCGGCGCGAACGTTCTTCACGGTACTAA
- a CDS encoding TetR/AcrR family transcriptional regulator produces MVMIPSTVVFESRLGRVDKQMDPRTRRMMSRLFDAAADLSADPTGFSVRTLVDAAGVSRSAFYAHFTDLNDFASAFLAHSLADIRLQVSTTSSRQPRETIARDGYARLVAHLVAHFEMYRAALAIDAMRAAYERFVASYAIEVFESAVAGAQQDARVNARVAAVHTAGGVASVLIAWLLGALDLSDDEIVDQLVTLTPSWLQSPPTALENSQKEHSS; encoded by the coding sequence ATGGTGATGATTCCCTCCACCGTGGTGTTTGAGTCCCGTTTGGGACGGGTCGACAAGCAGATGGATCCTCGGACGAGGCGCATGATGTCGCGACTGTTCGACGCGGCGGCTGATCTGTCGGCGGATCCGACAGGATTTTCTGTGCGGACTCTGGTCGATGCCGCCGGGGTCAGTCGGAGCGCGTTCTACGCGCATTTCACTGACCTCAACGACTTCGCGTCGGCGTTCCTCGCACACAGCCTCGCCGACATTCGGCTGCAGGTCTCGACAACCTCAAGCCGGCAGCCCCGAGAGACCATCGCGCGCGACGGTTACGCGCGCCTGGTCGCCCACCTGGTGGCGCATTTCGAGATGTATCGGGCGGCGTTGGCGATCGACGCGATGCGGGCAGCGTACGAGCGGTTTGTCGCGTCGTACGCGATCGAAGTGTTCGAGAGCGCTGTGGCGGGAGCTCAGCAAGACGCGCGCGTCAACGCCCGTGTTGCGGCGGTTCACACGGCCGGGGGCGTCGCGTCGGTGCTGATCGCCTGGCTGCTGGGCGCGCTCGACCTCAGCGACGACGAGATCGTGGATCAGCTTGTCACGCTCACCCCCAGCTGGCTGCAATCTCCCCCGACTGCTCTGGAAAACTCACAGAAAGAACATTCCTCATGA
- a CDS encoding serine hydrolase, translating into MSPAFSPRSPLALLAGAAIATAILAGCSAPASSPTPSSGTEAPAAASFDAGTVKKLDALLDSAVSKGGMPGATVAIWSADGDYVSSAGYADIEKKTEMTSDLNHRIGSVTKTFTVTALLRLVDAGKASLDDPISDYVDGLPEGDRITLRQLANMTAGVPEYTEDPEFVANFLQDPQVALTPRSLVDVVADAPLAFEPGSEFAYSNTNTVLIGLAIEKITGKPLAEVIKTEVTDPLGMTHTFLPEANEFPAPHAEGYTRQTTDGSQVAATDWNPSWAWASGAIVSDLDDLKIWVPALATGELLSPELQKERLDVVPFSPEDPTSGYGLGLFTINGWIGHNGSLPGYKTVTVYFPEKK; encoded by the coding sequence GTGTCGCCCGCATTCTCTCCTCGTTCCCCGCTCGCCCTCCTCGCCGGTGCGGCGATCGCCACCGCGATCCTCGCCGGGTGCTCGGCGCCGGCATCATCTCCCACCCCCTCATCAGGCACAGAGGCCCCCGCCGCGGCATCCTTCGACGCCGGGACCGTGAAGAAGCTCGATGCCCTCCTCGACTCCGCCGTCTCGAAGGGCGGCATGCCCGGAGCGACCGTCGCCATCTGGAGCGCGGACGGCGACTACGTCTCCTCTGCGGGCTACGCGGACATCGAGAAGAAGACCGAGATGACGAGCGATCTGAACCATCGCATCGGCAGCGTCACGAAGACCTTCACCGTCACCGCGCTGCTGCGGTTGGTGGACGCAGGTAAAGCCTCCCTCGACGATCCGATCTCGGACTATGTCGACGGCCTCCCGGAAGGCGACCGCATCACGCTGCGCCAGCTCGCGAACATGACGGCCGGCGTTCCCGAGTACACAGAGGATCCGGAGTTCGTGGCGAACTTCCTGCAGGATCCGCAGGTCGCGCTCACGCCGCGGAGCCTGGTCGACGTGGTGGCCGACGCTCCTCTGGCCTTCGAGCCCGGCTCGGAGTTCGCATACTCCAACACGAACACGGTGCTCATCGGTCTCGCGATCGAGAAGATCACCGGCAAGCCCTTGGCCGAGGTCATCAAGACCGAAGTCACCGATCCGCTCGGGATGACGCACACTTTCCTCCCTGAGGCGAACGAGTTCCCCGCACCGCACGCCGAGGGCTACACCCGTCAGACGACGGACGGCTCGCAGGTCGCTGCGACGGACTGGAATCCCTCCTGGGCGTGGGCATCCGGCGCGATCGTCTCCGATCTGGACGATCTGAAGATCTGGGTGCCGGCCCTCGCGACGGGCGAGCTGCTGTCGCCGGAGCTGCAGAAGGAGCGGCTCGACGTGGTGCCGTTCTCGCCGGAGGATCCGACGTCGGGCTACGGGCTCGGGCTCTTCACCATCAACGGCTGGATCGGCCACAACGGTAGCCTGCCGGGGTACAAGACCGTCACGGTCTACTTTCCCGAGAAGAAGTGA
- a CDS encoding lysoplasmalogenase → MPLVWSFLPYIAVSIAHVVLLALDSPLATPTKLLLMPLLALPVVVAVRRITPRLAAILVFGALLFSWLGDSAGALFPNAPEIPLMLGFFGIAHLTYIALFLRHSTRQRMPWWALIYVAWWIAMITVLGPHAGGLLVAVAIYGVVLAGTAAFATRCDPVVAAGGAFFLASDTILALRLFLPGSLPAWSSPVIMLTYTLGQGLIVAGILIALDRRRAS, encoded by the coding sequence ATGCCGCTCGTGTGGTCGTTCCTCCCGTACATCGCCGTCTCCATCGCGCACGTCGTCTTGCTCGCTCTCGACAGTCCTCTCGCTACCCCGACCAAGCTGCTTCTGATGCCGCTGTTGGCACTGCCCGTCGTGGTCGCGGTGCGGCGAATCACCCCGCGGCTGGCCGCCATCTTGGTGTTCGGAGCGCTTCTGTTCTCCTGGCTCGGCGACAGCGCGGGTGCCCTCTTCCCGAATGCCCCCGAGATCCCACTCATGCTGGGATTCTTCGGCATCGCGCACCTGACATACATCGCGCTCTTCCTCCGCCATTCCACTCGACAGCGGATGCCGTGGTGGGCACTCATCTACGTGGCCTGGTGGATTGCGATGATCACCGTGCTCGGTCCCCACGCGGGCGGACTACTCGTGGCAGTCGCGATCTACGGGGTGGTCCTCGCCGGCACTGCGGCATTCGCCACCCGCTGCGACCCGGTCGTCGCGGCCGGTGGAGCGTTCTTCCTGGCCAGCGACACGATCCTCGCCCTGCGTCTGTTCCTGCCAGGGTCGCTGCCGGCGTGGAGCAGTCCCGTGATCATGCTGACCTACACGCTCGGGCAAGGCCTGATCGTCGCGGGGATTCTGATCGCTCTGGACAGGCGGCGAGCCTCATGA
- a CDS encoding DUF222 domain-containing protein: MSVATSTGSAVVASPRTISSQIDLPILEHMFYTGDMFTPGDSDLDIEERRRLLDEWIETRRQIAALEAKSAGLLQKRVVLHDADVASSPFHRDAIHRSMVAEYAAAGHVSTGSMDFAFADAVALADSFPGVQEAFERGAITAAHVREIARAGAIVSEAVRNNRVAPVTLELYESAVLVVAEVDTPSRTRAHARQVASALVGESLRDRHARAADERCVQVRSLDDGLALLTAVLPEALAVAIQDRLTRMARHIIRSRDEREPVLDPSEPDGLDDVRPEDIDLDDPFYAIFGEDDTFTTDPLAGLVDPLASLVDPLIDPVHSGDVEHIPADARTTDQIRADLFTDLLLASEPSAAQGTGLESIQARIQVTVAASTLAGADDRLAELDGHGALDSEIAREIAGHNTGWSRLFLDATGMITETDTYTPTEGMRRFLRARDQHCRFPGCRMPVHRCEVDHNHDHAKGGRTRLDNLSHFCTGHHALKHPDVSDLHRWTARARPDGSIAWTSPLGNEYRDHAPRRVMFV, encoded by the coding sequence GTGAGCGTCGCGACATCGACAGGCTCCGCGGTCGTGGCGAGTCCGAGGACGATTTCTTCGCAGATTGATCTACCGATATTAGAACATATGTTCTATACTGGAGACATGTTCACTCCCGGCGATTCTGACCTCGACATCGAGGAACGTCGCCGCCTGCTGGATGAGTGGATCGAGACTCGACGACAGATCGCCGCGCTCGAAGCGAAGTCGGCGGGCCTGCTCCAGAAGCGTGTAGTCCTGCACGACGCCGACGTGGCCTCCAGCCCCTTCCATCGCGATGCGATCCACCGCTCGATGGTGGCGGAGTACGCGGCTGCGGGTCACGTCTCCACGGGCTCGATGGACTTCGCCTTCGCCGACGCCGTTGCTCTCGCCGACAGTTTCCCCGGAGTGCAGGAAGCCTTCGAGCGAGGCGCGATCACGGCCGCGCATGTGCGCGAGATCGCCCGGGCGGGCGCGATCGTGAGTGAAGCGGTGCGCAACAACCGGGTGGCACCTGTGACCCTCGAGCTCTACGAGTCGGCTGTTCTCGTGGTCGCCGAAGTCGACACCCCCTCGCGCACGCGCGCGCACGCACGCCAGGTGGCGTCTGCGCTCGTCGGAGAGTCGCTCCGCGACCGCCATGCACGCGCCGCCGATGAGCGGTGCGTGCAGGTGCGCTCCCTCGACGATGGGCTCGCACTCTTGACGGCGGTTCTGCCGGAAGCGCTTGCCGTGGCGATTCAGGATCGGCTCACACGGATGGCACGACACATCATCCGCTCGCGCGACGAGCGGGAGCCGGTGCTCGACCCATCGGAACCCGACGGTCTCGATGACGTCCGACCGGAAGACATCGACCTCGATGACCCGTTCTACGCGATCTTCGGGGAGGACGACACGTTCACCACCGACCCGCTGGCCGGCCTCGTCGACCCGCTGGCCTCGCTCGTCGATCCGCTCATCGATCCGGTGCACAGCGGTGACGTCGAGCACATCCCCGCCGATGCGCGAACGACCGACCAGATCCGCGCCGATTTGTTCACCGATCTGCTGCTCGCTTCCGAACCATCCGCAGCCCAGGGAACGGGCCTCGAGTCGATCCAGGCTCGCATTCAGGTCACGGTCGCGGCATCGACTCTCGCCGGAGCCGACGATCGCCTGGCCGAACTCGACGGGCACGGTGCCCTCGATTCCGAGATCGCGCGGGAGATCGCCGGACACAACACCGGCTGGAGCAGACTCTTCCTCGATGCCACCGGCATGATCACCGAGACCGACACCTACACACCGACAGAGGGAATGCGGCGATTCCTGCGCGCGCGAGATCAGCATTGTCGATTCCCCGGATGTCGGATGCCGGTGCACCGCTGCGAAGTCGATCACAATCATGACCATGCCAAGGGCGGACGGACGCGCCTCGACAACCTCAGTCATTTCTGCACCGGACACCACGCACTGAAGCATCCCGATGTGTCGGACCTCCATCGTTGGACCGCCCGCGCGCGTCCGGATGGAAGTATCGCGTGGACGAGCCCGCTCGGCAACGAGTATCGCGACCATGCTCCGAGACGAGTGATGTTCGTCTGA
- a CDS encoding NUDIX hydrolase yields MTIVPPAPGEPRRPEGPRDPGDAWVIADSGERYWGRFGAAGLLVVDAQRGVLLQHRVAWSHFGGTWGLPGGALHEGESAIVGALREAQEEAGVPDGSVRARFTSVLDLDVWSYTTVIADVVAPFDPVISDPESVALEWVPVDEIDERPLHPGFAAAWPTLRELLQARPALVVDAANVVGSVPDGWWKDRAGAAGRLSERLSGVAVPADAFGLGGTEWFPPVALVIEGQARDLDAVDDGVEIVRAPAEGDDAIVDEAARRVDGGAHVLVVTSDRGLRSRVEQLGARVESSGWLRRLLGD; encoded by the coding sequence GTGACGATCGTTCCTCCAGCCCCCGGCGAACCGCGACGGCCCGAGGGTCCGCGTGACCCGGGCGATGCCTGGGTGATCGCCGATTCCGGTGAGCGGTACTGGGGACGCTTCGGCGCCGCCGGTCTGCTGGTCGTCGACGCCCAGCGGGGAGTGCTGCTGCAGCACCGTGTGGCCTGGAGTCATTTCGGCGGCACGTGGGGACTGCCCGGGGGAGCGCTGCATGAGGGTGAGAGCGCCATCGTGGGTGCGCTCCGCGAGGCGCAGGAAGAAGCGGGCGTGCCCGACGGTTCGGTGCGTGCACGCTTCACGAGCGTGTTGGATCTGGATGTCTGGTCGTACACGACCGTGATCGCCGATGTCGTCGCGCCGTTCGACCCGGTGATCAGCGACCCCGAGAGTGTCGCACTCGAATGGGTGCCTGTCGACGAGATCGATGAGCGCCCGTTGCATCCCGGCTTCGCCGCGGCATGGCCGACGCTGCGGGAGCTGCTGCAGGCACGGCCGGCGCTGGTGGTCGATGCCGCGAACGTCGTCGGCTCCGTGCCGGACGGCTGGTGGAAGGACCGCGCCGGAGCGGCGGGGCGCCTGAGCGAACGACTTTCCGGTGTCGCGGTTCCTGCCGATGCGTTCGGCCTCGGGGGGACGGAGTGGTTCCCGCCGGTGGCACTGGTGATCGAAGGCCAGGCTCGTGATCTCGATGCAGTGGATGACGGCGTCGAGATCGTCCGCGCCCCCGCCGAAGGGGATGACGCGATCGTCGACGAGGCGGCGCGCCGAGTCGACGGAGGAGCGCACGTGCTCGTCGTGACGAGCGACCGAGGTCTGCGCTCCCGTGTGGAGCAGCTCGGGGCTCGTGTCGAGTCCTCGGGCTGGTTGCGCAGACTCCTGGGTGACTGA